Sequence from the Paenibacillus riograndensis SBR5 genome:
TTCATTGAAGCGGATGAGCAGATTGACGAGCGTGGTTTTGCCGGCGCCGGTCGGGCCGACGATGGCGATCTTTTGCCCCGGCTGAACCTCGGTGGAGAAGTCCCTGATCACCAGATTATCCGTACCCTCGTAAGCAAACTGCACGTGCTCGAACTTCACTTTGCCCGTTGCAGCTTTCAGTTGTGCCGTCTTTTGGCTTTCATCGTCCATCTCCTCGGCCTCTAAAAATTCAAAGACGCGCTTGCTGGCCGCCGAAGCCGATTGCAGGCTCTGCGCAGCCTGGGCGATCTGCGAGAGAGGCTGGGTAAAGAAACGGACGTACATCATAAAGGCGACGATGACCCCGAAGGAAATATCTCCGTTCGTTGCCAGTACAGCCCCAACCACACAGACGGCCACGAAACCCAAATTCCCGATAAACATCATGATCGGCATCATCATGCCGGAGAGGAACTGCGCCTTGAACACGCTGTTTTTCAGATTGCGGTTCAGGTCTTCAAATGCGCCGCGCATCTGCGCTTCGGCATTGTAGGCTTTTACAACAGTATGTCCGGTGTAGACTTCCTCCACATGGCCGTTGATTTTGCCCAGATACTCTTGCTGGCTCTGAAAATACTTCTGGGACTTCTTCATAATAACCGTCATCAGGCCAAAACCGATGATTGTAGCGACAACTGCGGTAACGGTCATGATCCAGTTCGTCTTGAGCATCATCACGATGGACCCGACGAACAGCGAGAGGGCGGTGACCAGCGTACCGACGCTTTGATTCAAGGCTTGCCCGATCGTATCCACATCATTGGTTACCCGGGAGAGAATGTCGCCGGTTGTTGATTTATTGTAATAAGAGATCGGCAGTCTGTTCATTTTGTGCGACAGATCGCCTCTTAAACGTTTGGAGACCTTTTGCGTCACCGACGACATGATGAGTCCCTGCAGCAGAGAGAGCACAGCACTGATTCCGTAGATGATGACCAGATACAATCCGATAGAAGCGATCGCCTCCATATCGATTCCGGCAGCGATGCCCTGGGTAATCAGGTCCGTCATCTCGGAGAGCTGATCCGGACCAAGCAAGGTCAACACAGTTCCGGCGGCCGCACTGAGCACGGCTGCCAGCACCACAGGAATATGATTACGGCAATAGCGGATAAGCTTGCTCCAGGTGCCGGGTTGTTTGTTGTTTGCAGTCATTAGGCCAATTCCTCCTTGGACAGCTGCGAATAAGCAATCTCCTGATAAACGCTGCAGGTGTCCATTAATTCCTCATGTGTGCCCATGCCGGCGATGCGGCCTTCTTCCAGCACGATAATTTTGTCTGCATCCTTAATGGTGCCGATCCGCTGGGCGACAATCAGCATTGTGGTTCCGCGGGCACCCTTTTTCAGTTCACTGCGCAGTTTGCGGTCCGTCTTGTAATCAAGCGCGGAGAAGGAATCGTCGAAGATCAGAATTTCCGGACGGCGGGCGATCGCCCGGGCAATGGATAGCCGCTGCTTCTGGCCGCCGGACAGATTAGTGCCGCCCTGGGCGATGTGCGCATCATAGCTGCCTTCCATTTTTTCGACGAAATCTGAAGCCTGGGAGATATACACCGCATCTACCACTTCAGCGGAAGCATCACTGCCGTTGTCGCCGAAGGCGATATTGGAAGTCACGGTTCCGCCGAACAACACCGCCTTCTGCGAGACATAACCCATCTTGTTGCGGAGCGCGCTTTCTTCGTATTGATTGACATTGACCCCGTTGACAAGCACCTCGCCTTCAGTAGCATCATAGA
This genomic interval carries:
- a CDS encoding ABC transporter ATP-binding protein, which encodes MTANNKQPGTWSKLIRYCRNHIPVVLAAVLSAAAGTVLTLLGPDQLSEMTDLITQGIAAGIDMEAIASIGLYLVIIYGISAVLSLLQGLIMSSVTQKVSKRLRGDLSHKMNRLPISYYNKSTTGDILSRVTNDVDTIGQALNQSVGTLVTALSLFVGSIVMMLKTNWIMTVTAVVATIIGFGLMTVIMKKSQKYFQSQQEYLGKINGHVEEVYTGHTVVKAYNAEAQMRGAFEDLNRNLKNSVFKAQFLSGMMMPIMMFIGNLGFVAVCVVGAVLATNGDISFGVIVAFMMYVRFFTQPLSQIAQAAQSLQSASAASKRVFEFLEAEEMDDESQKTAQLKAATGKVKFEHVQFAYEGTDNLVIRDFSTEVQPGQKIAIVGPTGAGKTTLVNLLIRFNELTGGEIYIDDTPISSLTRENIHDQFCMVLQDTWLFEGTIRENLIYNQTGITDQDIQEACKSVGLHHFIQTLSAGYDTVLNDKVNLSAGQKQQLTIARAMLKNAPMLILDEATSSVDTRTELLIQQAMDRLMEGRTSFVIAHRLSTIKNADVILVLKDGDILESGSHSELLAKNGFYAELYNSQFEQAS